A single region of the Pseudomonas sp. PDM14 genome encodes:
- a CDS encoding flagellar basal body P-ring protein FlgI gives MKRLISVICLLLLAGTAQAERLKDLASIQGVRSNQLIGYGLVVGLNGTGDQTTQTPFTLQTFNNMLAQFGIKVPTGGGNVQLKNVAAVSIHAELPPFAKPGQTIDVTISSIGNSKSLRGGSLLMAPLKGIDGNVYAVAQGNLVVGGFDATGGDGSRITVNVPSAGRIPAGATVERPVPSGFDQGNTLTLNLNRPDFTTAKNIVDQINGMLGPGVAQALDGGSIRVSAPLDPNQRVDYLSVLENIEVEAGQAVAKVIINSRTGTIVIGQNVKVQPAAVTHGSLTVTITEDPIVSQPGPLSGGQTAVVPRSKVDAAEEAKPMFKFGPGTTLDEIVRAVNQVGAAPSDLMAILEALKQAGALQADLIVI, from the coding sequence ATGAAGCGACTGATTTCCGTCATCTGCCTGTTGTTGCTCGCCGGCACCGCGCAGGCCGAGCGCCTGAAGGACCTGGCCAGCATTCAAGGGGTGCGGAGCAACCAGTTGATCGGCTACGGCCTGGTCGTGGGCCTCAATGGCACCGGCGACCAGACCACGCAGACGCCGTTCACCCTGCAGACCTTCAACAACATGCTCGCCCAGTTCGGCATCAAGGTGCCCACCGGCGGTGGCAACGTGCAGCTGAAGAACGTCGCGGCGGTGTCGATCCATGCCGAGCTGCCGCCCTTCGCGAAGCCGGGGCAGACCATCGACGTGACCATCTCCTCGATCGGTAACTCGAAAAGCCTGCGCGGCGGCAGCCTGCTCATGGCGCCGCTGAAAGGTATCGATGGCAACGTCTATGCCGTGGCCCAGGGCAACCTGGTCGTCGGCGGCTTCGACGCCACCGGTGGCGACGGTTCGCGTATCACCGTCAACGTTCCGTCGGCCGGGCGGATTCCGGCTGGGGCCACGGTCGAGCGACCGGTGCCGAGCGGTTTCGATCAGGGCAACACGTTGACCCTCAACCTCAATCGTCCGGACTTCACCACGGCGAAGAACATCGTCGACCAGATCAACGGCATGCTCGGCCCAGGCGTGGCGCAAGCCCTGGATGGCGGCTCGATCCGCGTCAGCGCGCCGCTCGACCCTAACCAGCGCGTCGATTACCTGTCGGTGCTGGAAAATATCGAAGTGGAAGCCGGACAGGCGGTGGCCAAAGTCATCATCAATTCCCGAACCGGCACCATCGTCATCGGTCAAAACGTTAAGGTCCAGCCGGCCGCAGTCACGCACGGCAGCCTGACGGTGACCATCACCGAAGACCCCATCGTCAGCCAGCCGGGTCCGCTTTCCGGTGGCCAGACGGCCGTGGTTCCGCGCTCCAAGGTCGATGCCGCGGAAGAAGCCAAGCCGATGTTCAAGTTCGGCCCGGGCACCACGCTGGATGAGATCGTACGTGCGGTAAACCAGGTAGGTGCCGCTCCTTCCGACCTGATGGCCATCCTGGAGGCGCTCAAGCAAGCCGGCGCCCTGCAGGCTGACCTCATCGTGATCTAA